In the genome of Halobacterium noricense, one region contains:
- a CDS encoding DoxX family membrane protein, giving the protein MAVLDTAIIVIGRLLFGGVLAFTGVSHFTQTDQMADYAEYKGLPVPRFSVLASGALLVLGGLGVIVGVFPVVAAIALAAFLIVSAVMMHDFWAVPDDQRQDELNSFLKNISLAGGSLVIASVASNGWTLSLGVTLF; this is encoded by the coding sequence ATGGCGGTGCTTGACACCGCCATAATCGTCATCGGTCGCCTCCTCTTCGGTGGCGTCCTCGCGTTCACCGGCGTTAGCCACTTTACGCAGACCGACCAGATGGCCGACTACGCCGAGTATAAGGGCCTCCCCGTGCCTCGGTTCTCCGTGCTCGCCTCCGGCGCACTCCTCGTTCTCGGTGGGCTGGGCGTCATCGTGGGCGTCTTTCCCGTCGTCGCCGCAATCGCACTTGCGGCGTTCCTCATCGTCTCCGCAGTCATGATGCACGATTTCTGGGCGGTTCCCGACGACCAACGGCAGGATGAGCTCAACAGCTTCCTGAAGAACATCTCGCTGGCAGGTGGCTCACTTGTCATCGCGAGCGTCGCAAGCAACGGCTGGACGCTCAGTCTCGGCGTCACCCTCTTCTGA